A part of Paenibacillus sp. sptzw28 genomic DNA contains:
- a CDS encoding DsbA family protein, whose product MHIDLYSDVVCPWCRIGKQNLSRALELWAEKGGEAVTVAYHAYLLDPGLPEEGRPFTDVMVRKLGGENALKEALDHVTRAGAAVSLNFRFDRVKRMPSTRLAHRFVAVVPEELKAAAVDALFRAYFEEGVDIAQISAIGAIAAEIGVNERDLLARLHSGEGREALEADLAQARRMGITGVPFFVVNNRYALSGAYPPEKMLQLMERVSKGE is encoded by the coding sequence ATGCATATCGACCTTTATTCCGATGTTGTATGCCCTTGGTGCCGCATCGGCAAACAAAACCTGTCCCGCGCACTTGAACTGTGGGCAGAGAAAGGCGGCGAAGCGGTGACGGTCGCTTATCACGCTTATCTTCTGGATCCTGGCCTGCCTGAGGAAGGGCGTCCGTTTACGGATGTGATGGTTCGCAAATTGGGGGGAGAAAATGCGCTTAAGGAGGCGCTTGATCATGTGACCCGGGCGGGAGCCGCCGTCAGTCTCAACTTCCGGTTTGATAGGGTCAAGCGGATGCCGTCCACCCGGCTGGCGCACCGCTTTGTCGCGGTTGTGCCGGAGGAGCTGAAGGCTGCGGCTGTAGACGCGTTGTTCCGCGCTTACTTCGAAGAGGGCGTGGATATCGCGCAGATCAGTGCAATCGGGGCAATAGCGGCAGAGATTGGAGTAAACGAGAGGGATCTGCTTGCCCGCCTGCACAGCGGTGAAGGCCGCGAAGCATTGGAAGCCGATTTGGCGCAGGCGCGGCGAATGGGCATAACTGGCGTCCCGTTCTTTGTTGTTAATAACCGTTACGCGCTATCAGGCGCTTATCCTCCCGAGAAAATGCTTCAACTGATGGAGCGAGTGAGCAAAGGCGAATAA
- a CDS encoding ATP-binding protein, whose amino-acid sequence MDYPVNILLVDDHPENLTAIEAVLAGNPYRLVRAYSGKEALRCLLEEEYAVIVMDVQMTEMDGFETARMIKTREKSKNVPIIFLSGADHDEDLFSGYSLGAVDYMRRPFIPQVLKTKIEGYVSIYDANKALQLQSELLQEKTRQLEKANRELTKAKEAAEIASRVKSEFLAMMSHEIRTPLNGIIGMSDLLMTLKLPEEHSQMVEIIHSSGNALLTVINHILDFSKIESGKQQLEEEPFSLKLCLDETFDLFMAKSRESNLEMTVHMDPSIPPVIIGDITCLRQVLNNLVGNAVKFTHVGGVSITVNKLGAHADTMEIEFVIKDTGIGIPRDKMMQLFEPFSQLDASTNRNFGGTGLGLSICKSLVELMGGTIRAQPTEEPGATFIFTVKVKTYSARRTINGMERIIQTKQRSEHSLPNRVYGEDING is encoded by the coding sequence GTGGATTATCCCGTAAATATTCTGCTTGTCGATGATCACCCGGAGAATCTCACCGCAATAGAGGCGGTGCTCGCGGGAAACCCGTACCGCTTGGTTCGCGCCTATTCCGGCAAAGAAGCGCTGAGGTGTTTGCTGGAAGAAGAATACGCCGTGATCGTCATGGATGTACAGATGACGGAAATGGATGGATTTGAAACGGCCCGCATGATAAAGACCCGTGAAAAGTCGAAGAACGTGCCGATTATTTTCTTATCCGGGGCTGACCACGATGAAGACCTTTTCAGCGGGTATTCTCTTGGAGCCGTTGACTATATGAGAAGGCCGTTTATCCCCCAAGTACTTAAAACCAAAATAGAAGGCTATGTCAGTATATATGATGCGAATAAGGCTCTTCAATTGCAGAGCGAGCTCCTGCAGGAGAAGACGAGGCAGCTTGAGAAAGCCAATCGGGAATTGACGAAGGCGAAAGAGGCCGCTGAGATCGCTTCACGTGTGAAATCGGAGTTTTTGGCGATGATGAGCCATGAGATCCGCACTCCTTTGAACGGAATTATCGGCATGTCGGATTTGCTTATGACCCTCAAGCTTCCGGAAGAGCATAGCCAAATGGTCGAGATCATCCACTCCAGCGGCAATGCGCTGCTGACAGTGATAAACCATATATTGGACTTTTCCAAGATCGAGTCGGGAAAGCAGCAATTGGAGGAGGAGCCATTCTCGCTTAAGCTGTGTCTCGATGAAACGTTTGATTTATTTATGGCAAAGTCAAGAGAAAGTAATCTCGAAATGACAGTGCATATGGACCCATCCATCCCCCCGGTCATCATCGGCGATATAACCTGTCTCCGTCAGGTGCTGAACAATTTGGTCGGCAATGCCGTGAAATTCACGCATGTAGGCGGCGTCTCCATCACAGTGAACAAGCTTGGCGCGCATGCCGATACGATGGAGATCGAATTCGTCATTAAAGATACGGGGATCGGCATTCCCCGCGATAAAATGATGCAGTTGTTTGAACCCTTCTCCCAACTGGACGCATCCACGAACCGGAATTTCGGCGGGACAGGTCTAGGACTTTCCATTTGCAAATCACTGGTTGAGCTTATGGGCGGAACCATTCGGGCACAACCGACCGAGGAGCCCGGAGCTACGTTTATTTTTACGGTTAAAGTAAAAACGTATTCCGCGAGAAGAACGATTAACGGAATGGAACGAATTATTCAAACGAAGCAGCGATCGGAACATAGTCTTCCTAATCGGGTATATGGAGAGGATATCAATGGCTAA